In the genome of Streptomyces aquilus, the window GGAGGTCGGGCACATCTCCAGGGCGATCCGGCGGTCGCGCACCCAGCTCGCCAGGCGGCCGAGCTTGCCGTCGACGATGTCCTCGGTGAGGCGGACGCCGTGGCCGATGCGCTGGGCGCCGCACACCTGGACGGCCTGGTGGATGCTGGGCAGGCCGTGGGCCTCACCGGCGTGGATGGTGAACGGCACGCTCTCGCGGCGCAGGTGCTCGAAGGCGGCGAGGTGGTCGGCGGGCGGGAAGCCGTCCTCGGCGCCGGCGATGTCGAAGCCGACGACGCCGGCGTCGCGGAAGGCGACGGCGAGGTCGGCGGCCTCGGCGACGCGGTCGAACATGCGCATGCCGCAGAGCAGGGTGCCGACGCGGACCGGCGTCCCGGCGGCGGCCGCCTTGGCCATACCGGCGGCGAGGCCCTCCTGGACGGTCTCCACGACCTCGCTCATGGCCAGCCCGCCCCGGGTGTTCAGCTCGGGGGCGTAGCGCACCTCGCCGTAGACCACTCCGTCCGCGGCCAGGTCGAGGACGTACTCCTCGGCGGTGCGCAGCAGGCCCTCGCGGGTCTGCATCACGGCGAGGGTGTGCTCGAAGGTGGCGATGTAGCGGACCAGGTCGCCGGAGTTCGCGGCGTCGTAGTACCAGGCGGCGAGCTCGTCCGGGTCGGTGGTGGGCAGGGTGTGGCCGACCTCCGCCGCGAGCTCGATCACGGTGGCGGGGCGCAGGCCGCCGTCGAGGTGGTCGTGCAGGACGGCCTTGGGGAGGCGGCGGATCACGTCGGGGTCTACGCGCGTAGCAGTCATGGCGGGTCTTTCCTGGGGAGCGGGGCGGAACGGTGGGAGGAGGGTCAGGCGGCGGGCTGGAGCAGGTCCCAGCGGTTGCCGTACAGGTCCTGGAAGACGGCGACCGAGCCGTAGGGCTCGTGGCGGGGCTCCTCCAGGAAGGTCACGCCGGCGGCCAGCATCCGGGCGTGATCGCGGGCGAAGTCGTCGGTGTACAGGAAGAAGCCGACGCGCCCGCCGGTCTGGTCGCCGACGCGGGCGCGCTGGGCGTCGTCCTTGGCGCGGGCGAGCAGCAGGCCGGTGCCGCCCGCCTCCGTGCCGGGTTCCACGACGACCCAGCGGGCGCCGCCGGGACGCGGGGTGTCCTCGACGAGCCGGAAGCCGAGGGCCTCGGTGTAGTGGCGGATCGCCTCGTCGTAGTCGTCGACGACGAGGGTGACCAGGGCGATGCGTCTCATCGGGGCCTTTCGGGGCGTGGGATTAGCCGGAGAGGTTATACGTAAAACTTCGCGGGCGCCAGTCCTGTTTCCCAGAGGGGGCTGAAGGGCGTCGCCGGTGGGGCCGAGGGGCGTCGGCCGACGGGGCCGAGGGGCGTCGCCGGGGGCCGAGGGGCTTCGCCGGCGGGGCGGGACTGAAGGGCGCCGGCGGCGGGGCTGGGCGTGAGTCGCACTGCGGCCCTGCACGCGAGTCGGGCTGCGGCCCTACGACCGCCGACCGATGCGGGGTGCCGTGGAACCCGTTAGCGTCCCGGGCATGAAGATCGACAAGCAGCCCCGCGACCCCGGACAGCGCAAGCGTGATCTCCTCGCCCGGCTGGAGCGGGAGATGGACGTCTGGGTGGCCACGGCGGACACCGACGGGCTGCCCTGCCTGGTCCCCCTCTGGTTCTTGTGGGACGGCGAGGCCCTGTGGCTGGCGACGCGGCTCAAGACACCGACCGGCCGCAATCTGCGGAACGTCGGGCGGGCCCGGCTGGCGCTCGGGGACACCCAGGACGTCGTGATCGTCGACGGTGAGGCGGAGATGTTCGCGTCGGACACCGTGCCCTCGGCCGCCGTGGAGGGGTTCCTGGCGAAGACCGGCTGGGATCCGCGGACGGAGAGCCTGCCGTACGTCTGGTTCCGGGTGCGTCCGCGCACGGTGCAGGCGCGCAACGGTGTGCACGAGATGCGGGGCCGGTATCTCATGCGGGACGGCGACTGGGTCGTGTGAGGCATACCGCCGTTCGACATTTCGTGTGTGCACGGGAGTTACCTGAGAGTAATCCCCGGTGGTTGGATGTGCGGCGCCACTCAACCCCCTTCACCCTCAGGGAGATCCAGTGACGTTCTTCGCACCGCGCCGCACCCTGGGCGCGACCGCACTCGCCGTCGCCCTCGCGGCCACCGCCGCACCCACCGCGACGGCCGCCGAACCGGCCCCGGCCGTACGGGTGTTGACGTACAACACGTTTCTCTTCAGCAAGACCCTGTACCCGAACTGGGGCCAGGACCACCGTGCCGCGGAGATCGCGAAGGCGGGCTTCTTCCACGGGAACGACGTCGTCGTGCTCCAGGAGGCGTTCGACAACTCCTCGTCGGACGCGCTGAAGAGAGCCGCCGCGGGCGAGTACCCGTACCAGACGCCGGTCGTCGGGCGGACGAAGGACGGCTGGGACGCCACCGGCGGTGCCTACTCCGCGACCACGCCCGAGGACGGCGGGGTGACGGTGCTCAGCAAGTGGCCGGTCCTGCGCAAGGAGCAGTACGTCTACAAGGACGCGTGCGGTGCGGACTGGTGGTCCAACAAGGGGTTCGCGTATGTGGTGTTGAACGTCAACGGCAGCAAGGTGCACGTCATCGGCACGCACGCCCAGTCGACCGACCCCGGTTGTGACGCGGGCGAGGCGGCTGCCATGCGGAGCCGGCAGTTCAAGGCGATCGACGCCTTCCTCGACGCCAAGAACATCCCGGCGGGCGAACAGGTCCTGGTCGCCGGTGACATGAACGTCGACTCGCGCTCGCCCGAGTACGCCTCGATGCTGGCGGACGCCGGCCTGGTCGGCGCCGACGCCCGCACCGGGCACCCGTACTCCTTCGACACCCAGGACAACTCCATCGCCCACGACCGCTATCCGGACGACCCGCGCGAGGATCTGGACTACGTCCTGCACCGCGCGGGTCATGTCCGGCCGCCGGTCTGGAAGAACGAGGTCGTCAAAGAGGAGTCGGCGCCGTGGACGGTGTCGAGCTGGGGTACGGACTACACCTACACGAACCTGTCCGACCACTATCCCGCGGTCGGGTACGCGGGCTGATCAATCTCCCTGTGCGTGAAGGGAGTTGAGGCGGGTCAGCTCGTCCTCGGTGAGCCGGATCGCGCCCGCCGCCACGTTCTCGGTCAGGTGGTCGGGGTTGCCGGTGCCGGGGATGGCGAGCAGGTGCGGGCCCTGGTGCAAGGTCCAGGCGATACGGATCTGGGCGGGGCTCGCACCGTGCGCCCGCGCGACGGCGAGCACTTCGGCGTCGTGGTCCGCGGTGGCGCCGTGTGCGCCGGCGTTCCCGGCCACCGCGTAGAACGGGACGTACGCGATGCCCTGTTCACCGCAGATGCGCAGCAGTTCGTCGGGGTGGTCCAGGGCGTAGCGGTTCTGCACGCTGACCACGGGCGCGATGGCCTGGGCCTCGGCGAGGTGGCGGGGTTCGACACCGGAGATGCCCAGATGGCGGATCAGGCCTGCCTCGCGCAGTTCGGCGAGAGCGCCGAAGTGCTCGGTGATCGAGTCCTGTCGCATGCGCCGCAGGTAGACCAGGTCGAGGTGGTCGCGGCCCAACTGCCGGAGGTTCTCCTCGACATGGCCGCGCAGGTCCTCGGGGCGGGCGGAGGTGCCCCACTCCCCCGTCCAGTCGCGGAAGGGGCCGACCTTGGCCGCGATGACGAGGCCGTCGGCGTACGGCGCCAGCGCGGTGTTGATCAGTTCGTTGGCGGAGCGCAGGGCGGAGAAGTAGAAGGCGGCGGTGTCGATGTGGTTGACGCCGAGCTCGATCGCCCGGCGCAGCACCGCGATCGCCTGGCGCCGGTCGCTCGGTGTCCCGTGGTGGAAGGCGGCGCTGCCCGTCACCCGCATCGCGCCGTAGCCGAGGCGGTTGACGGGCAGGTCGCCGAGTTTCCAGGTGCCCGCGGCGTCCGCGGTGATCGTTTCGGAGGTCATCGACGGAGTCTCACACAGGGGGGCCGCGGCGGACGAACCCATTGCGGACTCATGACTCAGCCGTCCCAGGACCAGTCCGCCACCTCCGGCAGGTCCGTGCCGTGCTCGCGGATCCAGTCGTGGTGGCGCAGCCGGGTGTCCTCCATCTCCTGGCGTACGGCGGTGGCGCGGACGGCGAGGCCGGGGACGCGGTCGATGACGTCCATGACGAGGCGGTAGCGGTCGAGGTCGTTGCGGACGACCATGTCGAAGGGCGTGGTCGTGGTGCCGATCTCCTTGTAGCCGCGGACGTGCAGATGGGCGTGGCCGGTGCGGCGGTAGGCGAGGCGGTGGATCAGCCAGGGGTAGCCGTGGTAGGCGAAGATCACCGGTTTGTCGGGGGTGAAGAGGCCGTCGTACTCGAAGTCGCTCATCCCGTGCGGGTGTTCCTCGCTCGGCAGCAGGCGGGCGATGTCGACGACGTTCACGACGCGCACGGCGAGGTCGGGGAGGTGGCGGCGGAGCAGCTGAGCGGCGGCCAGCACCTCTTGGGTGGGGACGTCACCGGCGCAGGCGAGCACCACGTCGGGTTCCCGGCTGCCGTCCTCGGTGCCCGCCCAGTCCCAGACGCCGAGTCCGCGGGCGCAGTGGATGCGGGCCTGGTCCATGGACAGCCAGTCGTAGCAGGGCTGTTTGCCGGCGACGACGACGTTGACGTAGTCGCGGCTGCGCAGCACGTGGTCGGCGACGGAGAGCAGGGTGTTGGCGTCCGGCGGCAGGTAGACCCGGACCGCCTCGGGGCTCTTGTTGAGGATGTGGTCGACGAAACCGGGGTCCTGGTGGGAGAAGCCGTTGTGGTCCTGGCGCCAGACGTGCGAGGTGAGCAGGTAGTTGAGGGAGGCGATGGGAGCCCGCCAGGGCAGCCGGCGGGTGGTGCGCAGCCACTTGATGTGCTGGTTGACCATCGAGTCGACGATGTGGACGAAGGCCTCGTAGCAGGAGAACAGGCCGTGGCGGCCGGTGAGGAGATAGCCCTCCAGCCATCCCTGGCAGGTGTGTTCGGAGAGGATCTCCATCACCCGGCCGTGCCGGTCGAGGTGTTCGTCGACGTCGAGGGTGCCGGCCTGCCAGGCCTTGCCGCTGGCGGAGTAGACGGCCTGGAGGCGGTTGGAGGCGGTCTCGTCGGGGCCGACCAGGCGGAAGTCGCGGCGGTCGGCGGTGGCCCGCATGACGTGTTCGAGCAAGTCGCCCAGGACGCGGGTGGGTTCGTGGAGGGTGGCGCCGGGCTTGTCGACGGGGACGGCGAACCGCTCCAGGGGCGGCAGGGGCAACGACCGCAGGAGGAGGCCTCCGTTGGCGTGCGGGGTGGCGCCGAGCCGGTGCGGTCCCTCGGGGACGTGGGTGAGGAGGTGGGGACGCGGGCGGCCCTGGTCGTCGAAGAGTTCCTCGGGACGGTAGGAGCGCAGCCAGGCCTCCAACTGCCGTAGGTGGTCGGGGTTGTCGCGTACGGCGGACAGCGGGACCTGATGGGAACGCCAGGTGTCGGCCACGGGCAGGCCGTCGACCTCGGCGGGACCGGTCCAGCCCTTCGGGGTGCGCAGCACGATCACCGGCCAGCGGGGGCGTTCGCCGGCGTCCTGCTCGCGGGCGGCGTGCTGGATCGCGGCGATGCGGTCGAGGGCGGTGTCGAGGGCCTCGGCCATGGCGCGGTGGACGGTGGCCGGGTCGTCGCCGGTCACATGGAGCGGGTCGTGACCGTATCCCCTGAGCAGGGCGTCGAGTTCGTCCTCGGGGATGCGGGCGAGGACCGTCGGGTTGGCGATCTTGTAGCCGTTGAGGTGGAGGATGGGCAGGACGGCGCCGTCGTGGACGGGGTCGAGGAACTTGTTGGAGTGCCAGGACGCGGCCAGCGGGCCCGTCTCGGCCTCGCCGTCGCCGATGACACAGGCGACGAGCAGGTCGGGATTGTCGAGTGCGGCGCCGTAGGCGTGCGAGAGGGAGTAGCCGAGTTCGCCGCCCTCGTGGATCGAGCCGGGGGTCTCGGGGGCGACGTGGCTGGGGACGCCGCCGGGGAACGAGAACTGCTTGAACAGCCGGGCCATGCCCTGTCCGTCCCGGGTGACGTCCGGGTACGTCTCGCTGTACGAGCCCTCCAGCCAGGCGTTGGCGAGGACGGCGGGGCCGCC includes:
- a CDS encoding adenosine deaminase, whose product is MTATRVDPDVIRRLPKAVLHDHLDGGLRPATVIELAAEVGHTLPTTDPDELAAWYYDAANSGDLVRYIATFEHTLAVMQTREGLLRTAEEYVLDLAADGVVYGEVRYAPELNTRGGLAMSEVVETVQEGLAAGMAKAAAAGTPVRVGTLLCGMRMFDRVAEAADLAVAFRDAGVVGFDIAGAEDGFPPADHLAAFEHLRRESVPFTIHAGEAHGLPSIHQAVQVCGAQRIGHGVRLTEDIVDGKLGRLASWVRDRRIALEMCPTSNLQTGAATSIAEHPITALKDLGFRVTLNTDNRLVSGTTMTREMSLLVEEAGWTVEDLRTVTVNALKSAFIPFDERKALIEDVVLPGYAL
- a CDS encoding VOC family protein codes for the protein MRRIALVTLVVDDYDEAIRHYTEALGFRLVEDTPRPGGARWVVVEPGTEAGGTGLLLARAKDDAQRARVGDQTGGRVGFFLYTDDFARDHARMLAAGVTFLEEPRHEPYGSVAVFQDLYGNRWDLLQPAA
- a CDS encoding pyridoxamine 5'-phosphate oxidase family protein — protein: MKIDKQPRDPGQRKRDLLARLEREMDVWVATADTDGLPCLVPLWFLWDGEALWLATRLKTPTGRNLRNVGRARLALGDTQDVVIVDGEAEMFASDTVPSAAVEGFLAKTGWDPRTESLPYVWFRVRPRTVQARNGVHEMRGRYLMRDGDWVV
- the sph gene encoding sphingomyelin phosphodiesterase, producing the protein MTFFAPRRTLGATALAVALAATAAPTATAAEPAPAVRVLTYNTFLFSKTLYPNWGQDHRAAEIAKAGFFHGNDVVVLQEAFDNSSSDALKRAAAGEYPYQTPVVGRTKDGWDATGGAYSATTPEDGGVTVLSKWPVLRKEQYVYKDACGADWWSNKGFAYVVLNVNGSKVHVIGTHAQSTDPGCDAGEAAAMRSRQFKAIDAFLDAKNIPAGEQVLVAGDMNVDSRSPEYASMLADAGLVGADARTGHPYSFDTQDNSIAHDRYPDDPREDLDYVLHRAGHVRPPVWKNEVVKEESAPWTVSSWGTDYTYTNLSDHYPAVGYAG
- a CDS encoding aldo/keto reductase, encoding MTSETITADAAGTWKLGDLPVNRLGYGAMRVTGSAAFHHGTPSDRRQAIAVLRRAIELGVNHIDTAAFYFSALRSANELINTALAPYADGLVIAAKVGPFRDWTGEWGTSARPEDLRGHVEENLRQLGRDHLDLVYLRRMRQDSITEHFGALAELREAGLIRHLGISGVEPRHLAEAQAIAPVVSVQNRYALDHPDELLRICGEQGIAYVPFYAVAGNAGAHGATADHDAEVLAVARAHGASPAQIRIAWTLHQGPHLLAIPGTGNPDHLTENVAAGAIRLTEDELTRLNSLHAQGD
- a CDS encoding phosphoketolase family protein, translated to MSAATRQQPGVLTDEELTSLDAHWRAANYLAVGQIYLMANPLLTEPLRPEHVKPRLLGHWGTSPGLNLVHTHLNRVIKARDLDALCIWGPGHGGPAVLANAWLEGSYSETYPDVTRDGQGMARLFKQFSFPGGVPSHVAPETPGSIHEGGELGYSLSHAYGAALDNPDLLVACVIGDGEAETGPLAASWHSNKFLDPVHDGAVLPILHLNGYKIANPTVLARIPEDELDALLRGYGHDPLHVTGDDPATVHRAMAEALDTALDRIAAIQHAAREQDAGERPRWPVIVLRTPKGWTGPAEVDGLPVADTWRSHQVPLSAVRDNPDHLRQLEAWLRSYRPEELFDDQGRPRPHLLTHVPEGPHRLGATPHANGGLLLRSLPLPPLERFAVPVDKPGATLHEPTRVLGDLLEHVMRATADRRDFRLVGPDETASNRLQAVYSASGKAWQAGTLDVDEHLDRHGRVMEILSEHTCQGWLEGYLLTGRHGLFSCYEAFVHIVDSMVNQHIKWLRTTRRLPWRAPIASLNYLLTSHVWRQDHNGFSHQDPGFVDHILNKSPEAVRVYLPPDANTLLSVADHVLRSRDYVNVVVAGKQPCYDWLSMDQARIHCARGLGVWDWAGTEDGSREPDVVLACAGDVPTQEVLAAAQLLRRHLPDLAVRVVNVVDIARLLPSEEHPHGMSDFEYDGLFTPDKPVIFAYHGYPWLIHRLAYRRTGHAHLHVRGYKEIGTTTTPFDMVVRNDLDRYRLVMDVIDRVPGLAVRATAVRQEMEDTRLRHHDWIREHGTDLPEVADWSWDG